A section of the Leptotrichia buccalis C-1013-b genome encodes:
- a CDS encoding precorrin-8X methylmutase: MSYIKDPKGIEVRSFEMITEGLGNKVDHFAENEKPIVKRLVHTTGDFGYADITEFHNDAVNSAMEAIKSGCKIYCDTNMIVTGLNKIGLAKFGCSAYCLVNDEEVAKEAKERGITRSMVGIERAVKDKDTKIFLIGNAPTALFKLLEEISKEGAEKPKLIAGVPVGFVGCPESKAALSDYDVPFIRTNGTKGGSTVAVAVLHGILYQMFERDRY; encoded by the coding sequence ATGTCGTATATTAAGGATCCGAAAGGGATAGAAGTAAGAAGTTTTGAAATGATTACGGAAGGATTAGGGAACAAGGTAGACCACTTTGCTGAAAATGAGAAGCCAATTGTGAAAAGACTGGTGCACACTACTGGAGATTTTGGGTATGCAGATATTACAGAGTTTCATAATGATGCGGTAAATTCGGCTATGGAAGCTATAAAATCAGGGTGCAAGATATATTGTGATACAAATATGATTGTTACTGGATTAAATAAAATAGGTCTTGCGAAATTTGGATGTTCAGCATATTGTCTTGTAAATGATGAAGAAGTGGCAAAAGAAGCTAAGGAAAGAGGAATTACAAGATCGATGGTTGGAATTGAAAGAGCAGTGAAAGATAAGGATACAAAAATATTTTTGATTGGAAATGCTCCAACAGCATTATTTAAACTTCTTGAAGAAATAAGCAAGGAAGGGGCAGAAAAGCCTAAACTTATTGCAGGAGTACCAGTAGGATTTGTTGGATGTCCTGAATCAAAAGCCGCACTTTCAGATTATGATGTGCCATTTATAAGAACTAACGGTACAAAAGGTGGAAGTACAGTAGCTGTGGCAGTATTACATGGAATACTGTATCAAATGTTTGAAAGAGACAGATATTAA
- a CDS encoding winged helix-turn-helix transcriptional regulator, with amino-acid sequence MNKKELPKCSVEITLSLISNKWKILIIRDLLDGTKRFGELRKSINGISNKVLTYNLREMEEDNLLIRKIYPEVPPKVEYSLTETGYSLKPILESMDKWGINYREKQNTNN; translated from the coding sequence ATGAATAAAAAAGAATTACCGAAGTGTTCTGTTGAAATAACGCTTTCTTTAATTTCTAATAAATGGAAAATACTTATAATAAGAGATTTACTCGATGGAACAAAAAGATTTGGAGAGTTGAGAAAATCTATAAACGGAATTTCTAATAAAGTTTTGACATACAATTTAAGAGAAATGGAGGAGGACAATCTTCTTATAAGAAAGATTTATCCTGAAGTTCCTCCAAAAGTTGAATATTCTCTTACTGAAACAGGGTACAGCTTAAAACCAATACTGGAAAGTATGGATAAATGGGGTATAAATTACAGAGAAAAACAAAATACGAATAACTGA
- the cbiD gene encoding cobalt-precorrin-5B (C(1))-methyltransferase CbiD, whose product MEEYVYFNGRKLRYGYTTGSSATAATKAALMYLLQDGEQDIPEVTIGLPSGKSITIKVDSLKKADNYALASVLKDGGDDPDVTHGLQIFSKVSLRDDAKINIFGGIGVGKVTKKGLPISPGNSAINPTPLKMIRAAVESVLPTGKGADIEIFVPKGEETAKKTLNAKLGIIGGISILGTTGIVKPMSEDAWKASLAIELKMALENAENGEAIFLFGNRGKKYLTDNFEDNTSLSVVISNFVGYMFDRACEFEARKIYFIGELGKFVKVAGGIFHTHSRVSDAKMEILAANALLVGESMENLKKIMASNTTEEATKYIEKTEVYDLLAKKAKQKCEEYCRRNGWDLEVETLIISAERKELGSSKKFFDNFKRKGL is encoded by the coding sequence ATGGAAGAATACGTATATTTTAACGGTAGAAAACTAAGATATGGCTATACAACGGGAAGTTCTGCAACAGCAGCCACGAAAGCTGCACTTATGTATCTTCTGCAAGATGGAGAACAGGATATACCAGAAGTAACTATCGGACTTCCCTCAGGAAAATCTATAACAATAAAAGTAGATTCATTAAAAAAAGCAGATAACTATGCGCTTGCATCGGTTTTAAAGGATGGGGGAGATGATCCCGACGTTACTCACGGACTTCAGATTTTTTCAAAGGTAAGTTTGCGTGATGATGCAAAAATAAATATTTTTGGTGGGATAGGAGTAGGGAAAGTTACCAAAAAAGGTCTTCCCATCTCTCCTGGAAATTCTGCAATAAATCCTACTCCTTTAAAAATGATAAGAGCGGCGGTGGAAAGTGTTCTTCCAACTGGAAAAGGTGCAGATATAGAAATTTTTGTGCCAAAAGGCGAAGAAACTGCAAAAAAAACATTGAATGCAAAACTTGGAATTATCGGTGGAATTTCAATTCTTGGTACAACGGGAATAGTAAAGCCGATGTCGGAAGACGCATGGAAAGCATCGCTTGCCATTGAATTGAAGATGGCTCTTGAAAATGCTGAAAATGGTGAGGCAATATTTCTATTTGGAAACAGGGGGAAAAAATATTTAACTGACAATTTTGAGGATAATACTTCATTATCTGTTGTAATAAGTAATTTTGTGGGCTATATGTTTGACAGGGCGTGCGAATTTGAGGCAAGAAAAATTTACTTTATTGGTGAACTTGGAAAATTTGTAAAAGTTGCAGGCGGGATATTTCATACACATAGCAGAGTTTCTGATGCCAAAATGGAAATACTCGCTGCAAATGCGCTGCTTGTAGGCGAAAGCATGGAAAACCTTAAAAAGATAATGGCTTCCAACACAACCGAAGAAGCTACAAAATACATTGAAAAAACAGAAGTTTACGATCTTCTGGCAAAAAAAGCCAAACAGAAATGTGAAGAATATTGCCGAAGAAACGGCTGGGATCTGGAAGTAGAAACACTTATTATTTCTGCTGAAAGAAAAGAGCTGGGAAGCAGTAAGAAGTTTTTTGATAATTTTAAAAGAAAAGGGCTTTAA
- a CDS encoding energy-coupling factor ABC transporter ATP-binding protein, producing the protein MLRLENITFSYDEETEALKDVTLNIEKGKKTLFLGENGSGKSTLFLIMNGLLKAQKGNIYFEEKKIEHKKKNLEELRKKVGIIFQDPEIQIFAPLVFQEVAYGPENLGYSKEEVEKNVNRAMKEINITDLKDRPCHHLSYGQKKRVSIAAITAMEPELLILDEPTAWLDSKNTKRVSEILDNFSKAGKTMVVSTHDTDFAYEFADYIYVLEKGRIVRQGSRDEVFEDFEFLKKLNLNIPNVLKIKSYLKYKNLDENDYYKFLEEKNLL; encoded by the coding sequence ATGCTTAGACTTGAAAATATAACTTTTTCATACGACGAAGAAACAGAGGCTCTAAAAGATGTGACTTTGAATATTGAAAAAGGGAAAAAAACATTATTTCTTGGGGAAAATGGCTCAGGAAAATCAACATTATTTTTAATAATGAATGGACTTTTGAAAGCACAAAAGGGAAATATTTATTTTGAAGAGAAAAAAATAGAGCATAAAAAGAAAAATCTCGAAGAATTGAGAAAAAAAGTCGGGATAATTTTTCAGGATCCTGAAATACAGATTTTTGCACCTTTAGTATTTCAGGAAGTAGCTTACGGACCTGAAAATCTTGGATATTCTAAAGAGGAAGTAGAAAAAAATGTAAACAGGGCAATGAAAGAAATCAATATAACAGATTTAAAAGATAGACCTTGTCATCATCTGAGCTATGGACAGAAAAAAAGAGTCTCAATAGCTGCAATTACGGCAATGGAGCCAGAACTTCTTATTCTAGATGAGCCAACTGCATGGCTTGATTCTAAAAATACAAAAAGAGTATCAGAAATTCTAGATAATTTTTCCAAAGCAGGAAAAACAATGGTGGTATCAACGCACGATACAGATTTTGCCTATGAATTTGCTGACTATATCTATGTCCTTGAAAAAGGGAGAATTGTACGGCAAGGGAGCAGGGACGAGGTTTTTGAGGATTTTGAATTTTTGAAGAAATTAAATTTGAATATTCCAAATGTACTGAAAATAAAAAGTTATCTCAAGTATAAAAATCTTGATGAAAATGATTATTATAAATTTTTGGAGGAAAAAAACTTGCTATGA
- a CDS encoding ATP-binding protein, translating to MIRIDRKEYLDFLVKSKDRQIIKVVSGVRRCGKSTLFEIYKDFLLENGVAKNQIISINFEDMDYEELTDYKKLYEYIKSKMIKDKRNYIFLDEIQHVDKFEKVVDSLFIKENTDLYITGSNAYFMSSELATLLSGRYIELKMLPLSFKEYYQAKLEYEKLEQKENRTSKTLIQYYNEYIVNSSFPYTLQLDSDLKNIHEYLSGIYNSVLLKDIVARLKISDVMRLESVVKYVFDNIGNLTSLSKIANTLTSMGRKTDAKTIEKYIRGLTDSLLVHEVSRYNIKGKEFLSTLSKYYVADLGLRQMILGNRNIDMGHILENVIYLELLRRKGNVYVGQFDKNEIDFVVINSNEIEYYQVALTVLDENTLKRELDTFKNIKDNYPKYLITLDDVMVNTDYDGIKVVNALEWLLEV from the coding sequence ATGATAAGAATAGATCGAAAAGAATATTTAGATTTTTTAGTAAAATCAAAAGACAGACAGATAATAAAGGTCGTATCTGGTGTAAGAAGATGTGGAAAATCCACTCTCTTTGAGATATATAAAGATTTTCTGCTTGAAAATGGAGTTGCAAAAAATCAGATTATATCCATAAATTTTGAAGATATGGATTATGAAGAACTTACAGATTACAAAAAACTTTACGAATATATAAAATCTAAAATGATTAAAGATAAAAGGAATTATATATTTTTAGATGAAATTCAGCATGTGGATAAATTTGAAAAAGTTGTAGACAGCCTTTTTATAAAAGAAAATACAGACCTGTATATAACAGGTTCTAATGCCTATTTTATGTCGAGCGAGCTGGCAACCCTTTTAAGTGGGCGTTATATAGAACTGAAAATGTTGCCTTTATCATTTAAGGAGTATTATCAGGCTAAATTAGAGTATGAAAAACTGGAGCAGAAGGAAAATAGGACATCAAAAACACTTATACAATATTATAATGAATATATAGTAAACAGTTCGTTTCCTTATACTTTACAGTTAGACAGTGATTTGAAAAATATACATGAATATTTAAGCGGAATATATAACTCAGTGCTTTTGAAAGATATAGTTGCAAGATTGAAAATTTCAGATGTAATGAGACTTGAAAGTGTTGTGAAGTATGTATTTGATAATATCGGTAATTTAACTTCGCTTTCAAAGATAGCGAATACCCTAACTTCAATGGGAAGAAAAACGGATGCAAAAACCATTGAAAAGTATATTAGAGGGCTTACTGACAGTTTACTTGTGCATGAAGTTAGCAGATACAATATAAAAGGGAAAGAATTCCTGTCCACATTATCAAAATATTATGTTGCAGATTTAGGACTCAGACAGATGATTTTAGGTAATAGAAATATAGATATGGGTCATATACTGGAAAATGTAATTTATCTTGAACTGCTTAGAAGAAAAGGCAATGTATATGTCGGGCAGTTTGATAAAAACGAAATTGACTTTGTTGTTATTAATTCAAATGAAATTGAGTATTATCAGGTCGCTTTGACAGTTTTAGATGAAAACACTTTAAAAAGGGAACTGGATACCTTTAAAAATATTAAGGATAACTATCCGAAGTATCTTATAACCTTAGATGATGTAATGGTAAATACTGACTATGACGGAATAAAGGTTGTAAATGCTCTGGAGTGGTTGTTGGAAGTTTAA
- a CDS encoding cobyrinate a,c-diamide synthase, with protein sequence MKKLLISGAMSGSGKTTVSSILMSAFENVAPFKVGPDYIDPGYHELFTGNKSRNLDAFMFDDKTLRHIFETGAKGSNIAIVEGVMGLYDGIGHEKDNFSTAHVSRILDIPVILVVNAKGISTSIAAEVLGFKLFDENVKVKGIILNNVSSEKLYLNLKEAVERFTGIECVGYLPKNEKLSVESRHLGLKQAFELKGSKELEEKKQLFKEIAQNCLDLEKIYEIAEEFETKSSMDSFEPIMDLKNKYKGKRVGVAKDGAFSFYYESNLELMRFSGLEIVEFSPVKDEKIPENLDMIYFGGGYPELYWKELSENVSMKESIRQAYENGVKIYGECGGFIYLTNKLNLLDGNSGNFCGIIDVEISMKNRLNIGRFGYINIKTENGIHTKGHEFHYSEISVDNEKEKFYKIEKNDGRNWVCGYRKNSLLAGYPHISFYSNIKFFKYLIEKL encoded by the coding sequence ATGAAAAAATTACTTATATCAGGAGCAATGAGCGGCAGTGGAAAGACTACGGTAAGCAGCATATTGATGTCAGCTTTTGAAAATGTGGCACCTTTTAAGGTTGGTCCAGACTACATCGATCCTGGTTATCATGAGTTGTTTACAGGGAATAAATCTCGTAATTTAGATGCTTTTATGTTTGATGATAAAACATTAAGACATATATTTGAAACAGGAGCAAAAGGGAGCAATATCGCTATAGTCGAGGGAGTTATGGGACTTTATGACGGAATTGGGCATGAAAAGGATAATTTTAGCACAGCTCACGTATCAAGAATTCTTGATATTCCAGTAATTCTAGTGGTTAATGCAAAAGGAATTTCCACAAGTATAGCTGCTGAAGTTTTAGGATTCAAATTATTTGATGAAAATGTTAAAGTAAAGGGAATTATCTTAAACAATGTTTCTTCTGAGAAACTATATTTAAACTTAAAGGAAGCGGTAGAAAGATTTACGGGAATAGAATGCGTAGGATATTTGCCGAAAAATGAGAAATTATCGGTGGAAAGTAGACATCTGGGATTAAAACAGGCTTTTGAATTGAAAGGCTCAAAAGAACTTGAGGAAAAAAAACAGCTGTTTAAGGAAATTGCACAAAATTGCTTAGATTTAGAAAAAATTTACGAAATAGCAGAAGAATTTGAAACAAAAAGCAGTATGGACAGTTTTGAGCCAATAATGGACTTAAAGAATAAATATAAAGGGAAACGTGTTGGAGTCGCTAAAGATGGTGCATTTTCATTTTACTATGAGTCAAATCTGGAACTGATGAGATTTTCGGGATTAGAAATAGTAGAATTTAGTCCTGTAAAAGATGAAAAAATACCAGAAAATCTTGATATGATTTATTTTGGCGGAGGTTATCCCGAACTTTACTGGAAAGAATTGTCTGAAAATGTTTCTATGAAGGAAAGCATAAGACAGGCTTATGAAAACGGAGTAAAAATCTATGGAGAATGTGGCGGATTTATTTATTTAACCAACAAGCTGAATTTGCTAGACGGAAATAGCGGGAATTTCTGTGGAATTATAGATGTGGAAATTTCTATGAAAAATAGGCTGAATATCGGAAGGTTTGGTTACATAAATATAAAAACTGAAAATGGAATTCATACAAAAGGACACGAATTTCATTATTCAGAAATTTCTGTAGATAATGAAAAAGAAAAATTTTATAAAATAGAAAAAAATGATGGAAGAAATTGGGTTTGCGGATATAGAAAAAATAGTCTTCTAGCGGGTTATCCACACATTTCTTTTTATTCAAATATAAAATTTTTCAAATATTTAATTGAAAAATTGTAA
- the cobI gene encoding precorrin-2 C(20)-methyltransferase: MASKLGKFYGIGVGVGDPENITVKATKRLHEVDVIVLPEAKSGEGSTAFNIVKEYVKPEVEQLFLEFPMIKDVEARKVFRKNNADVISAELEKGKNVAFLTIGDPMTYSTYTYVLEHISDDVEVETIAGITSFNSIAARLNIPLMIGDEDLKVVSVNRKTDVYKEIENNQNLVLMKISRDFEKIKKAIIETGNKENIVIVSNCGKENEEIITDIENVESVHYFSTLILKK; this comes from the coding sequence ATGGCTAGTAAATTAGGTAAATTCTATGGAATAGGAGTAGGAGTAGGAGATCCTGAAAATATAACAGTTAAAGCAACAAAAAGACTGCATGAAGTAGATGTGATAGTACTGCCTGAGGCAAAAAGCGGAGAAGGAAGTACAGCCTTTAATATTGTAAAAGAATATGTAAAACCAGAAGTAGAGCAATTATTTCTGGAGTTTCCTATGATAAAGGATGTGGAAGCGAGAAAAGTTTTTAGAAAAAATAATGCGGATGTAATAAGTGCTGAATTGGAAAAAGGTAAAAATGTAGCGTTTTTAACAATAGGTGATCCAATGACTTATAGCACTTATACTTATGTATTGGAACATATTTCAGATGATGTGGAAGTTGAAACTATTGCGGGAATAACTTCGTTTAACAGTATTGCGGCAAGGCTTAATATACCGCTGATGATTGGAGATGAAGATTTAAAAGTAGTTTCTGTCAATAGAAAGACTGATGTTTATAAAGAAATTGAAAATAATCAAAATTTAGTGTTAATGAAAATTAGCCGAGATTTTGAAAAAATAAAAAAAGCGATTATTGAAACAGGAAATAAAGAAAATATAGTTATTGTTTCAAACTGTGGAAAAGAAAATGAAGAAATTATTACAGATATTGAAAATGTTGAAAGTGTACATTATTTTTCTACATTAATTCTAAAAAAATAG
- a CDS encoding pyridoxamine 5'-phosphate oxidase family protein, with protein sequence MVDYNKILKENSYGILATLNDNKPKTRILQYLFSEKNNVYLATTNNKNVYKQLKKCPYVSFLSHSKDYLSFISVNGNIHFTDDIDLKTRVLNEYPAIKELFKTPDNPIFELFYINVEEIRTFDLKTYTNENFKIEKL encoded by the coding sequence ATGGTTGATTATAATAAAATATTAAAAGAAAACTCTTACGGAATTTTAGCTACACTCAATGATAATAAACCTAAAACAAGAATTTTACAATATCTGTTTTCTGAAAAAAATAATGTATATCTTGCAACTACAAATAATAAAAACGTTTATAAACAGTTAAAAAAATGTCCTTACGTTTCTTTTCTCTCTCATTCAAAAGATTATTTATCATTTATATCCGTAAATGGAAATATTCATTTTACTGATGATATTGATCTTAAAACAAGAGTTTTAAATGAATATCCAGCAATAAAAGAACTTTTTAAAACTCCTGACAATCCTATTTTTGAACTTTTTTATATTAATGTAGAAGAAATCAGGACTTTTGATTTAAAAACTTATACCAATGAAAATTTTAAAATTGAAAAACTATAA
- a CDS encoding PDDEXK nuclease domain-containing protein codes for MGKIEKGIESNMVYLQIKELMENARKQVSVKINNILVQTYWKIGKIIIEDEQKNNERAEYGKKLLKELSKKLTKEYGKGFSKSNLFNMRKFYLKYQKFQTVSGKLSWSHYCEILSISDDKERAFYERECENSRWSVRELKRQISTSLYQRLLLSSGEINKKKVLELSKVGNVIQKPQDIIKDPYVFEFLGLPEDKSLLESDLEASLVKHIEKFLLELGKGFMFVGSQYRITLGNNHYYADMVFYNKVLRSYVLIELKTSKLMPEAVGQMNMYLNYFKAEVNDEFDNEPVGIILCTDKENGIQSEYALGGLSNQIFASKYTLYIPNKEVFENEVEKVLREYNKKIKLKGIENDNYE; via the coding sequence ATGGGTAAAATTGAAAAAGGAATTGAGAGTAATATGGTTTATTTGCAAATCAAAGAATTGATGGAAAATGCAAGGAAACAGGTATCTGTAAAGATTAATAATATTCTTGTGCAGACTTATTGGAAAATTGGGAAAATTATTATAGAAGATGAACAGAAAAATAATGAGAGGGCGGAATACGGGAAAAAACTTTTAAAAGAATTGTCAAAAAAATTGACAAAAGAATATGGAAAGGGCTTTTCAAAATCAAATTTATTTAATATGAGAAAATTTTATTTGAAATATCAAAAATTCCAGACAGTGTCTGGAAAATTGAGCTGGTCCCATTATTGTGAGATTTTGAGTATATCTGATGATAAAGAAAGAGCATTTTATGAAAGGGAATGTGAAAATTCAAGATGGTCTGTTCGAGAATTAAAAAGGCAAATTTCAACATCATTATATCAAAGATTACTGCTTTCTTCTGGAGAAATAAATAAGAAAAAAGTTTTGGAATTGTCAAAAGTAGGAAATGTTATTCAAAAACCACAAGATATAATAAAAGATCCATATGTATTTGAGTTTTTAGGACTTCCTGAAGATAAATCCTTATTGGAAAGTGATTTGGAAGCTTCTCTTGTAAAACATATAGAAAAATTTTTGCTTGAACTTGGAAAAGGTTTTATGTTTGTAGGTTCTCAATATCGGATAACTCTGGGGAATAATCATTATTATGCGGATATGGTTTTTTATAATAAAGTTCTTAGAAGTTATGTTTTGATAGAGCTGAAAACTTCTAAATTAATGCCTGAAGCTGTGGGTCAGATGAATATGTACTTAAACTATTTTAAGGCAGAAGTAAATGATGAGTTTGACAATGAGCCAGTTGGAATAATTTTGTGCACAGATAAAGAAAATGGTATTCAGTCTGAATATGCACTAGGTGGACTTTCTAATCAGATTTTTGCTTCAAAATACACGTTGTATATTCCTAATAAGGAAGTGTTTGAAAATGAGGTGGAAAAAGTTTTGAGGGAGTATAATAAGAAAATAAAATTAAAAGGAATAGAGAATGATAATTATGAATAA